One Deinococcota bacterium genomic window, CTTCGTCGATATCATCGCGGCCAAGCGCGGCATGAGGGGCATGAAGCGCTCGGAACTGCCCCGGCTGGGCGAGGTCTTCCGCGGGGGCTGGCACTTTCTCCTCCCGCTCGGGGTGCTCGTCTACTTCCTGATGCTCAACGTGTCGCCCGCTCGCGTGGGTTTTGTCGCGGTGATCAGCGTCATCGCGGTGTCGGTCCTGCGGATCTTGGTGCAGCGCTTGTTGTGGCCGCGGGCGGGCGCCGAGGCGCCGCAAGCACCCCTGGCGATGCTCGGCCTGGGCGCCGTCAAGCTCTTAGAGGCGCTCGAGACCGGCGCCCGCAACGCCATCCCCGTGAGCGTCGCCTGCGCCATTGCCGGCATCGTGGTGGGCATGATCGGTCTCACCGGCTTGGGGCTCAAGTTCTCGTCGCTGATGATCAGCTTCTCGATGGGCAACGTCGTCTTGGCCCTGCTGCTGGTCGCCTTGGCCAGCCTCGTGCTCGGCCTCGGCCTGCCGGTGACGGCCGCCTATATCGTCTTGGCGGTCCTGACCGCGCCCGCCCTGCAGAGCGAGTTCGGCATCCCGCTGGTGATCGCCCACCTGGTCATCTTCTGGTACTCGCAGGACTCCAACGTGACCCCGCCCGTGGCCCTGGCGGCCTTTGCCGCGGCGGGCATCGCCAAGGCCAAGCCCATGAAGACGGCCTTCGCCGCCTGGAAGTTCGCCAAGGGCCTCTACCTCATCCCGCTCTTCATGGTCTTCAACCCCGAGATCATCATGGGCGGGCCCGTCCCCTTGGTAGCCTGGAACGTGCTGACCGCCTTTGCGGCGCTGTTCGCCTTTGCCGCCGCCTTGGAGGGCTATATGTTTACCCGGCTGGACCTCGTCAGCCGCCTCTTAGCGACCATCGGCACCGCCGCCATCTTCTACCCGAGCCTAGCGGTGGAGGCGGCGGGCTTTTGTACCCTCGCGGCTGTGCTTACCATCAACCTGTTCAAGGCTCGAGCCGAGAGGCGCGTCGGGGCCGCGGAGCCCGCCGGCTGAGCCGAAACAGCAGGCTACCGGAGGAGCAACAAGCAGCGACGGCCGCCTAGTTGAGCAGCCGTTCGTGGCCGCCCAAGAGCCCTTTGGCACGGTCCAGGTAGTGCTCGAGCACCAGCCGGCGCTCGTCGCCGGGGTCCAGGAACTGGAGCGCGGCCTTGGCGTGGCGGGCGATCAGCTCGGGCTCGCGGTAGCCCTGCTGGACGCGCGCGTCGACCAAGAGCTCTTGCGCCGCCAGCCACTCGCGCTCGCCGCGCGGGCTGGCGCTGACCGCCTGCTCAAGCCACTCGACCGCCTCGTCGTAGCGAAAGTCGTCACAGGCGATCTGCCCCAGGGTGAGGCAGGCCGGGGCCACCGCGCCCAAGTCGAGCGCCCGCCGCGCCAGCTCGTCGGCCGTGGCCACGTCGCCCAGCCTGAGCTCTAAGTCGGCTAAGTCGGCGTAGAGCTCGGCGTGGTGAGAGTAGTCCTCGCGGCTGGCCGCCAGGAGCGCCTCCCTGGCCTCGTCCAAGCGTTCGGCCTCGACCAGGGCAAAGGCGTACTCGTGCAGGATGAAGGCTTTAAAGGGCGGCGGCGCCAAGCGGCTCGCCTGGTCCAGGGCCTCAATCGCCTCGCCTTGCTGCCCGAGCTCGAGGTGCGTCTGGCCGATGACCAGCTTGAGGCTGTAGGACACGTCGTTGGCGAGCTCTTCTAAGGCCTGCGCCTGGTAGAAGAGGCCCAGGGCGGCGTGAGGGTTGCCAAAGGCGAGCTGGGCGCGGCCCTCGAGGTAATAGCGCACCGCCCTTTCGGCCGGGTCGGCTAAGAGCTCCTCGCTCACGTTGGCGAGCGCGCTCAGGGTGTCGTGCGGCCGCCCCGCCTCGAGCCAACTCGCCGCCAGGCTCAAGAGCTCGCCCTGCTGGTCGGCGCCGCTCGACAGCGAAGCCGACTGCTCAAAGGCGTCAGCGGCCTCCTGCCACGCGCCCAGGTGCTCGTGGACCTGGCCGAGCAGCGACCAGCGCCGCCACAACAGGTAGTCGGGCAGGGTCGCGGCGGGCAAGTCGCCTAGCAGCGACAGGGCCTCCTCGTGCGCACCTACCAAAAAGAGCGCGCTGGCCACGTGATAGGCGGCCACACCCTGATGATCGTCGAGCGCGGCCAGCGCCCCGCGCCTGACGTCGTCGGCCGGGTCGCCGCGGTGCGCGCAGAACTCCCAGTAGAGGGCGCGGTAGAGGGGCGTCCTGGCGCAACCCGCGTGGATCTCTCGCGCCTCTTGCAAGCAGCGCCAGCCCCCGCCCAGCCCCTCACGCCCGTAGAGCGCGTAGAGCGCCGCCAGTTGCAGCCGCAG contains:
- a CDS encoding TRAP transporter fused permease subunit, whose protein sequence is MKDAPNAAITSAAPTGEAPLAHLPKLVLAAVVAVGVALSLFQLYTSGIGLLNIFYQRSIHLAFIMVLAFLVFPVSGQGRQRGLLGWLIDLAFIGGAVYSGFYLSYHLDAIFGRAGFWAREDILAGIITVVVLLEASRRVTGVAITIIGALFIVYAMAGARGALPFLGDFLPGILAHRGYPVERIVAQLYLGQEGIYGVPLGVAATYVFIFILFGAFLEVTGAGKFFIDLAYAAAGRQRGGPAKAAVVASAFMGSISGSSIANVVTTGAFTIPLMKKLGYTPEEAGGVEAAASTGGQIMPPIMGAGAFLIAEYTGLPYLEIVKLSVLPAIMYFATVYLFVDIIAAKRGMRGMKRSELPRLGEVFRGGWHFLLPLGVLVYFLMLNVSPARVGFVAVISVIAVSVLRILVQRLLWPRAGAEAPQAPLAMLGLGAVKLLEALETGARNAIPVSVACAIAGIVVGMIGLTGLGLKFSSLMISFSMGNVVLALLLVALASLVLGLGLPVTAAYIVLAVLTAPALQSEFGIPLVIAHLVIFWYSQDSNVTPPVALAAFAAAGIAKAKPMKTAFAAWKFAKGLYLIPLFMVFNPEIIMGGPVPLVAWNVLTAFAALFAFAAALEGYMFTRLDLVSRLLATIGTAAIFYPSLAVEAAGFCTLAAVLTINLFKARAERRVGAAEPAG